The Methylocella tundrae genome contains the following window.
AGGATGGATTCAAGGCGCTTTGACGCCTGCCTCGGTCCAATATGGAGCGCAGCGATCGTCGTCGAGCGCCTCGGCGCATTTTCAAGGCGCGCCCTCGCGTTTCATTTGCAGCCGGCGAAATGGGACGCACTTTCATCATGCTATCTCATAAAGTTTTCCGTTGATGCTTCAATTACGCTATAGCGGCTCTTCAGTGTCGATTGCGCCTAAACTATTTGTAGGCTCTTTCAGCGCAGCGTCTACTTGAAACAGCATTTGTTATGAGGAACGAAGCCGCATGCGCTATGGCAAGATGAAAAAAATCATGGTCACGGGAGGCGCGGGCTTTCTTGGGTCCCATCTTTGCGAGAGGCTCCTGGCGCAAGGACACGAGGTCTTATGCGTCGACAATTTTTTCACCGGAACGCGACGAAACATCGCTCATCTGACAGCACATCCGAACTTCGAGTTGCTCCGGCACGACGTCACGCATCCGCTCTACGTCGAGGTCGACGAGATCTACAATCTGGCATGCCCGGCCTCGCCAGTGCATTATCAATTTGATCCCGTCCAGACGACAAAGACGAGCGTGCATGGCGCTATCAACGTGCTCGGTCTCGCGAAGCGTCTGCGAGCGAAAGTGTTGCAGGCGTCGACAAGCGAGGTCTACGGCGACCCTGAGGTGCATCCGCAGACTGAAGCTTACTGGGGGCGAGTCAACCCGATCGGCTATCGAGCCTGTTACGATGAGGGGAAGCGTTGCGCCGAAACTTTGTTCTTCGACTACCATCGCCAACACGGATTGCAGATCAAGGTCGTGCGCATATTCAATACTTATGGGCCGCGCATGCATCCAAACGATGGACGAGTGGTCTCAAATTTCCTGGTTCAGGCGTTGAAAAATGATGACATCACCATCTACGGAGATGGGTCGCAGACACGCGCCTTCTGTTATGTTGATGATCTCGTCGAAGGGTTCCTGCGTTTGATGGCGACAGGACCGGATTTCACCGGACCCGTTAATATCGGCAATCCAAAGGAATTCACCATGAATGAACTTGCGCACCAAATCATCGAACTGACTGGCTCTCGATCCAAAATCGTTTATCGCGGATTACCCCCGGACGATCCCAAACAGCGCAGGCCAGACATTACGTTGGCTAAGGATAAGCTTCAATGGCAACCCACGGTGGAATTGCGGGAAGGGTTGTCGCGCACCGCCAAGTACTTTGAAGACTTTTTGCGCGAGGAGGCCAGCCGATGACTGTGATCGAGCGCGTGATCGTTACAGGCGGCGCGGGATATATCGGGAGCCATACCTGCAAGGAGCTGGCTTCGGCGGGGATCGAGCCTATCGTCTACGATAATTTACTCTACGGTCATCGTCACAACGTCAAGTGGGGGCCCCTCGTTGTCGGAGATATTCTCGACCACGAACAACTCGCGATGGCGTTCAAGAAGTACCGTCCCCAGGCCTGTATCCATTTTGCCGCGCTGGCCTATGTCGGAGAATCGGTTGAAAGGCCGTCTGCCTATTATCGAACCAACGTCACGGGCACGCTCACGCTGCTATCTGAGATGCTCAGGGCTGACGTCCACACGATCGTTTTCTCCAGCACTTGCGCAACTTATGGGGTGCCTGACGTTCTGCCAGTCGTCGAAACCACACTACAAAATCCGATAAATCCCTACGGCGCCTCCAAGCTGATGGTGGAGCGGATCCTCGCCGATTACCGGACAGCCTATGGCCTGCGATACGCGTGTCTGCGATACTTCAACGCCTGCGGGGCGGATCTCGATGCTGAGTTGCAAGAAGAGCACGATCCCGAGACGCATCTCATTCCGCGCTGCCTGATGGCGGTCGCCGGACGAATTCCGAAGGTCGACATTTATGGCGACGATTATCCGACGCCGGACGGAACGTGCGTTCGCGATTATATTCATGTCACGGATCTTGCCCGTGGACACGTCGCGGCCCTATCGGAGCTTGCGCAAGAAGATCTCGCGCTTCGACTAAATTTAGGAACAGGCCAGGGCTTTTCGATCCGGCAGATTTTGGCCGGGATCGAAACAATGACGGGGCGCCCGGTTCCGCATAAATTCCAACCTCGCAGGGTCGGCGATCCGCCTTCCTTGCTGGCCGATGTTGGCGAAGCTAAGCGTAGGATCGGTTTCGTCGCGAAGCATTCTGATCTCGAAACCATCCTGCGCACGGCGTGGCGTCAATATCGAGTGGATTGAGTTCGCGTCCCGCACCAAGCCGCACCTGCGCGTGCTGTCTCTTGTGTGTGGAAAACTTGACCGTTGTTTCAGAGCGATCGAGGATCCAAGCGTGCGTAGTTCGCCGCGCGGAAGCATTGGCTCCAAATTACTTGCGTTTATCATCAGGCGTCGCTACGCTAAATTGTTTTTTAGCAATCAAACTAGGACGAGAAAGTGAATTCCACTACGGCGGCGAACAATTATGGTCCGATTTTTGTGTTGGGCGCAGCTCGTTCGGGCACCACGATTGTTTCATCAGCGCTCGAGAAAATGACCGGATTTCGTTCATTAGGGGAGGGCCACATTTGGCCTCTCGTTTTGGCGTTAAGCCGCCTATCCAGAAGATATTATGCAGGGCTCGCTGCTAAAATTGACGACAGCCATCAATGTTTATTGTTTGAACATAATTCTGAGGAACTGACGGCCGGCATTATTCAAGCAGTACTTGATCTTTATGGGATTGCCAGAACAGATTTTATCGACAAAACTCCCGGCGTTGAAATGATTGCATGCACGGACATGCTGTCTCATGTATACAAAAATGCATTTTTCATATTCGTAAAAAGAGGGCCGATCGCTACGGTCCGATCAAAACTAAAAAAATTTCCGGATGTTGAATTCTCGGACCACTGTTTAGATTGGGTTAACTGCCTCAATGCGTGGGACGATATAAAACAGCATGTTTCCAATCGTTATTATGAAATAAATCACGCTGATTTAGTCGAAAGACCGGAAACTATTGCAACTGAATTGGCTGAGCAGTTGGGCTATGAACCACATGCGGCATCGCAATTTGTGCGTGAGATCACTGTCAATACTCAAGTTGAGCGCACCTCCGCGGATCACAGCGTGAATGACAATGATGTTGCAAACACTGAATGGGACGAAAAGCAGAAATTGGTTTTTCTTCGCATCTGCGAGGGGGCGGCGGCCAAGTTTGGCTTTGACATATTCGGGAACAGCAGCGGAGCAGGAAAGATCGGAAAGATCGCGTTGTTCTTTCCCATGCGTGAAAGCGAAGAAGCTTACGTAGTCAACCGCAACGCGTTTTGCTATCCCGTGTCACACGGATTTCAGCTGTGCCCGAACTCATCGGGCGAAGGCGTGCTCGCTTTGCATTTTAAAGACGTTTGTCTGAAGGGACGGCGCCATGTCAGCCTTACGGTGAGGCGAGAGTTCCTCCACGGCCCAGACGTCATGCTCAGGATCGCCATCGTAGAGACTACGGATGGAAGCATAAGAAATGTCGTCGAAGAATTGATCGACACAATAACGCCAAAAAAGATCGCGTTTGCCATTGATCGTGCGGCAGAGATTGTCGACATTGAAATAGGCGTCCATATTCTTGGTCACTCAAATAATCATTATGCAACGATTATCATCAACAGCCCGACCATTTCGGAATCGGTATCGTCACCGGCTTGAGAAAGGCAGCCAGTTAGAGGCCCGCGCTGACAGCCGAATTACCGAATGCTTTGCGCTTCTGTTCGCCATGGCGTAATCATGCCGGCGATATGCGTTCCCGGGACAATCCACGAAAAAGAGTGTTAGAGGTCGCGTGGGATTCCGTTGCAGCGGTTAGACATCGCCTCTGACTCACGAAATCTTGAGGAAAGTCGCGTATCACTCTTCGGACCCCGGCGCCCGGATCATCGTTATAGAACGTGCGACCGTTACACGAGAAGGGCTGGGCGCCATTTGATGTCGATCATTGAGTTGAAGAGGAGGACGAAAAGCGCTCGCGGCGCCATCAAAAGGGGCTTTGGATTACGGATTGCATGTTTGTGCCTTTCGGCAGGCGGGGCCAACGCCGCGGAGACCGGCCGCTTGCGCACCGTGGAAGCCGCTGCTCCGGCGGTCCCGGCGCCCGAAGAGAAGCATTCGGTCTATACGCTCACGCCCGACATGACGACGGAGCAGATGAACGCCGTCATCGCGACCGCCATTCGGAAAAATGCGGCCGGCGTCAATCTTGAGCCGAATGCCGTCTACGATCTAAAGGCGGTCCCCGGAGCTTCCATCGGCGGTGCGGCCGCCGCTTTGCTGATCAGGAAGGCCAGAAATTTCGTCCTTGACTGCCAGGGTTCGACACTGGTCTTGAATGGGTCGGACAAGGAGAGCTATGGAGACATCCTTCGAATGGAATATGACGAAGGAATAACGCTCCGCAACTGCGACTTCGACTATGCTCAACTACCGTTTACGCAGGCCGTTTTGACCTCAGTCGGAAGTGATGGAGCCGTTTTTAGAGTCGACCCAGCATTTCCGATCGAATGGTCGAGTGTGCAGCGCATTTCACAATTCGATCCGGCCGGCAAGGCTTGGCTAACGACGAACCTCGAATGGAGTAATTCTGAGGCGGGCAGCCGCGCGCTAACCAGCCTTGGCGAAGACTCGTACCGAGTTTCGCTTCGGGGAAAAGACAAGGCGGCGTTGGATAGCCTAATTGTGGGCGGCTCATACCTCCTGGAAAATCAAGTCTACGGTGCGAATGCCGTTAGTTGGTATAGCGTCAAAGGCCTCACCTTCGACCACACCCGCGTGTTCGCGGCCGCGGGTCAGGGATTCAAGGGCCAAGTCTCCTCCGACGTCAGATTTACCGGCGGTTCGGGAGTCCGGATCAGACCCGACACGACCCGCGTCCAATCGACCAACGCAGATGGCGTCAATATCGCTAATCAACGAGGCGTATTCACAGTTAACGATGGCGTCTTTGAAGGATCGCAGGACGATGCAATCAATGTCTATGGGACGCAAACCACCATTAAGGCGCTTGCGGATTCCACCCACATAACACTCGCCGGGAAACCCACCGCCTGGTCTGCAGGCGATATGCTTGAGTTCATTGATGCTGCTGGCGCGGTCAGGGGCACAGCAGTCGTAGGCGCGCTGGCGTTCGACTCCAAAACCACAAATGTCACGCTCGCGTCTCCCGCCCCGAGCGGCGCTGAGTCCGCCTGGATCGTTGCAGACCAGACTGATTCGCCGACCCTGTTCAGCGTCAATGGAACCACATTTCAAAAGCTTCGCGGAAGAGGCGTGGTTGCCAACGCGCAGAAGATCGACGTGACGGCCAACCGCTTTAGCGATCTTCCGAGTAATGGCGCGATGACGTTCTATAGCGACTATTCCTATTTTGCGCAGGGCCCAATGCCGAAGCACATCAGCATCGTCGGAAATAGCCTCGAACGGGTGAACACCAGAGGCGGCGACCCCGGGGCGATTTCAATCTATGCATTCAGCAAAGATGGAAAAACAACCGCTCCCGCTGGACAGATTGCCGACGTGTCAATCAAAGACAACCATTTTCGAGAGACGCGAAATATGTGCGTTTATGTGGCGGCCGCCGACAACGTGCACATCGTGGGCAACACGGCAGCGGAATGGGCCACCAGCTCTAATAGAGCTTCATTCCGTGGATTAGGCAGTTTTTGCTACGGCATTGACAATGTTTCGAGCGGCGAGATCGGGCCGAATACATATCTCACGACCAACGGAGGACGGGCCGCAGCGGTTGGCGCCTCATCGGTGGATCTCGCGCCGGATCTGCAGCGTAAAGGGTCGCCTGCGAAGAACTCGTCAGCACGATAGATCACGCGTATTTTGCTTTTCCGTGATCCGTGAGCCCGGAAAGAATACAGGTACGGAAATGATCGCGAACCAACTTGACCTGCGCCCTTTTGCTTTCCGAAGGCCCAACCCGCGCACTTTCACTGGGAACTGTCGATCGGGGCCTCCGCTGGAGAGCCGCCTGCGTGTGAATCCATGCTAACCAAAACGCCTCGCGCCGCCCCACGTCTTCTTTGGAGCATCAATGTCAGGCGCATCGATCCGGCGTCTGCTGGATTTGGGGATTGAGGGCGGCACGCCTTGAGCGGAATGGCATTTTCCTCTTTAAGCCTTTGTTTTAATGCTTGATATGATGCCGAAGAGTCTGCAACTTTTCGGCATGGCGCTGTAAACAGCGCCGCTGATCCACCCGGCGATCGTGAGCCGGCCGGAGCACTTCAGCCGTTCAAGACCGGCTCCTTTCCGGCAATGATCCTTTGCGGGGGCTACCCAAAATCCGGCCAGGCGCTTATGGTTCGGCGGTTTTCACAATAGGGATGAGATCATGGCCGCCCATGCCACGCCGCATTTTCACAATCAGCCAGGCGTCCCCCGCGTGCGCGTCGGCGCAAAGGAATTCATGTGCGTCGGCGCGCTGCCGCCCTTCGATCATCCCCATATCTTCATTGACATGGGTGATGCGGACGAAGCCATCTGCCCGTATTGCTCCACGCATTATGTCTTTGATGCGACGCTGCATGGCGGCTGCGTTCCGCCGGAATGCGTTTTTGATCCGGAATCAACGAACGCCGCGGTCTGAGCCGCGCGCCTTTCGATGAGCCATCCTCACGCATTGATCGCCGGCGCTGGCATTGGCGGCCTTAGCGCCGCCCTCTGCCTCGTCCGGGCAGGGTGGCAGGTCAGCATCTTTGATTGTGCGCCCGCGCTCGAAGAGGTCGGCGCCGGTTTGCAGCTGTCGCCAAACGCCACCGCGATCCTGCGGCGGCTTGATGTCATCGAGCGCCTCGCCCCATCGAGCCTGACGCCCGAGGCGATCCGGGTACGCCGAGCCAGCGACGGCGCAACCCTTGCCCTGATGAAGCTCGGCGACGCCGAAAGCCGCTGGGGGGCGCCCTATCTTCTGGCTCATCGCGCCGATCTGCAGCGGGCGCTTCTCGACGCCGCTGCGAAGGAAGACGCCATCAGAATTCACACCGGGGTCGCGGTCGCCGGTTTCGCGGCGGGCGCGGACGGCGTCGTCGCGGCGTTGCGACAGGGCGTCGTGCGGGTTGAGGCGGCGGGCGATTGCCTGATCGGCGCGGACGGATCGCGCTCTCTCATTCGCGCGAAACTGCTGGGCGGCGCGCCCGACGCTTTGCAATTTTCGAAGCGGACGGCCTGGCGGGCTCTCGTTCCGGCTGGTCGCGCGGGAGCAGAGGCGCTACGCCCAGAATCCTGCCTCTGGCTTGGACGCAAGGCGCATCTCGTGCATTACCCCTTGCGCGGCGGTTCCGTGGTGAATGTCGTCGCCATCGTCGAGGACGATGAAGGTCCCTCGGCCCTCGATTCCGGTTGGTCGAACCAA
Protein-coding sequences here:
- a CDS encoding sulfotransferase, coding for MNSTTAANNYGPIFVLGAARSGTTIVSSALEKMTGFRSLGEGHIWPLVLALSRLSRRYYAGLAAKIDDSHQCLLFEHNSEELTAGIIQAVLDLYGIARTDFIDKTPGVEMIACTDMLSHVYKNAFFIFVKRGPIATVRSKLKKFPDVEFSDHCLDWVNCLNAWDDIKQHVSNRYYEINHADLVERPETIATELAEQLGYEPHAASQFVREITVNTQVERTSADHSVNDNDVANTEWDEKQKLVFLRICEGAAAKFGFDIFGNSSGAGKIGKIALFFPMRESEEAYVVNRNAFCYPVSHGFQLCPNSSGEGVLALHFKDVCLKGRRHVSLTVRREFLHGPDVMLRIAIVETTDGSIRNVVEELIDTITPKKIAFAIDRAAEIVDIEIGVHILGHSNNHYATIIINSPTISESVSSPA
- the galE gene encoding UDP-glucose 4-epimerase GalE; the encoded protein is MTVIERVIVTGGAGYIGSHTCKELASAGIEPIVYDNLLYGHRHNVKWGPLVVGDILDHEQLAMAFKKYRPQACIHFAALAYVGESVERPSAYYRTNVTGTLTLLSEMLRADVHTIVFSSTCATYGVPDVLPVVETTLQNPINPYGASKLMVERILADYRTAYGLRYACLRYFNACGADLDAELQEEHDPETHLIPRCLMAVAGRIPKVDIYGDDYPTPDGTCVRDYIHVTDLARGHVAALSELAQEDLALRLNLGTGQGFSIRQILAGIETMTGRPVPHKFQPRRVGDPPSLLADVGEAKRRIGFVAKHSDLETILRTAWRQYRVD
- a CDS encoding FAD-dependent monooxygenase — protein: MSHPHALIAGAGIGGLSAALCLVRAGWQVSIFDCAPALEEVGAGLQLSPNATAILRRLDVIERLAPSSLTPEAIRVRRASDGATLALMKLGDAESRWGAPYLLAHRADLQRALLDAAAKEDAIRIHTGVAVAGFAAGADGVVAALRQGVVRVEAAGDCLIGADGSRSLIRAKLLGGAPDALQFSKRTAWRALVPAGRAGAEALRPESCLWLGRKAHLVHYPLRGGSVVNVVAIVEDDEGPSALDSGWSNQGDSDFLKARFSTWHDAARSLIGGAADWRKWRLIDRDPLPAWSAGRVALLGDAAHPMLPFLAQGAAQAIEDAGALGDALQQTAGRDEGAVSRALAAYAAARIDRASRVQRESRAQAKIYHLDGAAAFARDMAIRALGGERMLARYDWLYDARSQSAAPARDRRIRA
- a CDS encoding UDP-glucuronic acid decarboxylase family protein, yielding MRYGKMKKIMVTGGAGFLGSHLCERLLAQGHEVLCVDNFFTGTRRNIAHLTAHPNFELLRHDVTHPLYVEVDEIYNLACPASPVHYQFDPVQTTKTSVHGAINVLGLAKRLRAKVLQASTSEVYGDPEVHPQTEAYWGRVNPIGYRACYDEGKRCAETLFFDYHRQHGLQIKVVRIFNTYGPRMHPNDGRVVSNFLVQALKNDDITIYGDGSQTRAFCYVDDLVEGFLRLMATGPDFTGPVNIGNPKEFTMNELAHQIIELTGSRSKIVYRGLPPDDPKQRRPDITLAKDKLQWQPTVELREGLSRTAKYFEDFLREEASR
- a CDS encoding zinc-finger domain-containing protein encodes the protein MAAHATPHFHNQPGVPRVRVGAKEFMCVGALPPFDHPHIFIDMGDADEAICPYCSTHYVFDATLHGGCVPPECVFDPESTNAAV